One stretch of Zingiber officinale cultivar Zhangliang chromosome 6B, Zo_v1.1, whole genome shotgun sequence DNA includes these proteins:
- the LOC121989176 gene encoding uncharacterized protein LOC121989176 isoform X1, translated as MLLSREFGVRLGEAGSHPEVARRRRPTKVGSWLLDPRFPAASPGTRYAGGDGDFRMRTSSRDLIVQIGGYSHENELDLALMVGEFWESGSGSADSRYSSDSDSGFSDLAHLAEKVLLHKRGMTPIESDLQSLVHSLLFSVSEVDLYLIKEEQCNASCIRESLAKLLKLSGYDAAVCSSKWQGTESIDKVPGGEHEYVDVVLSDSQGSERLIIDIDFRSHFEIARAVASYDALLRSLPVVYVGTLPRLAQFLQVMVDAAKFSLKQNSMPLPPWRSLTYLQAKWCSNYERKLNIDVTNQSISSTDHRQCVGHLESLKTSLKFAIESERLLKPIANEKKRMKSERGRLSLLCS; from the exons ATGTTGTTGTCTCGGGAATTTGGGGTTCGCCTAGGGGAGGCGGGATCACACCCGGAGGTAGCGCGTCGGCGTCGTCCGACCAAGGTGGGGTCTTGGTTGCTGGATCCGCGGTTCCCTGCTGCGTCCCCAGGGACCCGGTATGCCGGCGGAGACGGTGACTTCCGGATGCGCACTTCCTCCAGGGATCTCATAGTTCAGATCGGTGGGTACAGCCACGAGAACGAGCTTGATTTGGCTCTGATGGTGGGTGAATTCTGGGAGAGCGGAAGCGGAAGTGCCGATTCACGGTATAGCAGCGACAGTGATTCTGGCTTCTCTGATCTTGCTCACCTTGCTGAAAAAGTTCTG TTACATAAACGAGGTATGACGCCAATAGAGAGTGATTTACAATCTCTCGTCCATTCCCTTCTTTTCTCTGTCAGTGAGGTTGACCTTTATCTCATAAAGGAAGAACAATGCAATGCCAGTTGTATAAGGGAATCATTGGCTAAGCTTTTGAAGCTCTCCGGCTATGATGCAGCTGTATGCTCATCGAAATGGCAGGGTACTGAGTCTATTGACAAAGTACCAGGAg GGGAACATGAATATGTCGATGTAGTTCTCAGTGATTCTCAAGGTTCTGAGCGTTTGATCATCGACATAGACTTCCGCAGTCACTTTGAAATTGCAAGAGCAGTAGCATCTTATGATGCTCTTCTGAGATCTCTCCCAGTGGTTTATGTCGGCACCTTGCCCAGACTTGCACAGTTCTTGCAAGTCATGGTAGATGCTGCAAAATTTTCTCTCAAACAGAACTCGATGCCACTGCCTCCATGGAGATCATTGACTTATTTGCAAGCTAAGTGGTGCTCCAATTACGAGAGAAAACTGAATATTGATGTAACTAATCAATCTATCAGTAGTACTGATCATAGACAGTGTGTCGGGCACCTAGAGAGCCTGAAAACCTCCCTCAAGTTTGCAATCGAGTCTGAACGGTTGCTGAAGcctattgctaatgaaaagaaacggATGAAGTCGGAAAGAGGAAGGCTCTCCCTCCTCTGTTCGTGA
- the LOC121989176 gene encoding uncharacterized protein LOC121989176 isoform X2 → MTPIESDLQSLVHSLLFSVSEVDLYLIKEEQCNASCIRESLAKLLKLSGYDAAVCSSKWQGTESIDKVPGGEHEYVDVVLSDSQGSERLIIDIDFRSHFEIARAVASYDALLRSLPVVYVGTLPRLAQFLQVMVDAAKFSLKQNSMPLPPWRSLTYLQAKWCSNYERKLNIDVTNQSISSTDHRQCVGHLESLKTSLKFAIESERLLKPIANEKKRMKSERGRLSLLCS, encoded by the exons ATGACGCCAATAGAGAGTGATTTACAATCTCTCGTCCATTCCCTTCTTTTCTCTGTCAGTGAGGTTGACCTTTATCTCATAAAGGAAGAACAATGCAATGCCAGTTGTATAAGGGAATCATTGGCTAAGCTTTTGAAGCTCTCCGGCTATGATGCAGCTGTATGCTCATCGAAATGGCAGGGTACTGAGTCTATTGACAAAGTACCAGGAg GGGAACATGAATATGTCGATGTAGTTCTCAGTGATTCTCAAGGTTCTGAGCGTTTGATCATCGACATAGACTTCCGCAGTCACTTTGAAATTGCAAGAGCAGTAGCATCTTATGATGCTCTTCTGAGATCTCTCCCAGTGGTTTATGTCGGCACCTTGCCCAGACTTGCACAGTTCTTGCAAGTCATGGTAGATGCTGCAAAATTTTCTCTCAAACAGAACTCGATGCCACTGCCTCCATGGAGATCATTGACTTATTTGCAAGCTAAGTGGTGCTCCAATTACGAGAGAAAACTGAATATTGATGTAACTAATCAATCTATCAGTAGTACTGATCATAGACAGTGTGTCGGGCACCTAGAGAGCCTGAAAACCTCCCTCAAGTTTGCAATCGAGTCTGAACGGTTGCTGAAGcctattgctaatgaaaagaaacggATGAAGTCGGAAAGAGGAAGGCTCTCCCTCCTCTGTTCGTGA